A segment of the Fusarium musae strain F31 chromosome 2, whole genome shotgun sequence genome:
AGCTCCTATTGCGAATAGCAGGCCTGATTCCAAGCCAGAAGATCCTACAACCAATGAGTCGTTATGGTGACTCTCTCGAAGGATCAATGGCTGGGgctgagaaaaagaaacttggatcttgagattGCATCTTGCATTACCAGCCTCCCAACACTTGGTCGAAGCTCTCCCTCAGCCGGCATAAACCGACATGAAGGTCTTCTCACTGCTTCAGTATCGAGTATCGGACTTTCCCGATCACTCTGGTGCTTGTATGCAGCCACCGAACTACCGCTTTCATGACTGCAACTATACATACTTCTGTTACCTATTACTGCAAGCCACCACATGCATCTGAACAATTCATCCCTGGTCCGGTGACATGCTGCAGTAACACACCTGGTCCACTGAGGAGAGCTCTGGATGATCCTAGAGCGAGACTGAGCCAGTGTCAATTACCCAGCGGCCATCATGTCGTTAAAACTGAGCAAGATGATGGCAGGTGTTAGGTGCCAAAGAATACGGTGAAATTATAGTAAACATCATAACCCTGAAAATTCTCCAGTGAAGTTGGCCCCAGAACTTCCAAAGCTCTGGCCAAATTTTCTCAACTATTGCCGAATTACATGGCGGTGTCAATACCATTCGTCTAAGCGTATCCCATGTGACAGGTCACCTCGCCACTTGGCGGGTGTTATCCAAAGGGACGACACACAGAGAATCAGAAATGAAAGATATAGAGCTTGCCGAGAGACGCGTGGTATATCGGTTAAGGTCGGTATTCAAGGTGACGTGAGATATGCAACAGATTGCAGCTCGTTATGGCCCAATGGCTCACCTCAGGGTTACGGCCTCCTCTATCTGACGTTCACACGATCCTCTATATGGTTGTAAACCGGGCCTGGTCTTTTGGTGGCTTCGAGAAGTTGGGTTCTCAATTCAACAGGCCTTGTTGTATCTTCAAGACACTATAGTGTAACATTTCCGTTTTTTTACAtcactttttttttcatgGTTAATGCGGCCAAAGGCCCCTGTTGAAGTAGTCGTAATTCTTTTGAAGTTCCAGTAACCTTGGTAAACGCCCTGTGTGATCCATTTCCGTTTGGAAAGAAACCTATCTGTTTGCACATCTAGTGTATTACCAGTATGatatcttttttctttccccCCGGATCCTCAGAAAAACCGTTTTGACAAATGTAAACAATAATCAATGCAGCGCTAGTAGAAGGCATGATGCGTAGAAACCCAATCCCATTTCAATGTTCCTGCTGAATTCAGCTCACAGAGCAGCAATAACCTTATCAAAGGCATTGATGAGGATAGGAATGTGCTCCTCTTGGAAAATGAGCATAGGTCGGAGGCGGACGGTGTTCTTGCCACACGTTCCAATGTTCACACCAATATGGCGCATGGAGCGAACGAGACCAGCAGGGTCCTTGGTATCGAAAGCAATGAAAGTGCCCTGGTCTTTTCCACGGAGGTTCTGGATGTGATCAGGGTATTTGGCAGCAAGGCGTGCAAGCTCGGCATAAAGGTGAGTACCCACGCGGGCTGTCTgctcaacaagcttcttgtcaagaatctCCTGAATGACAGCCTTGCACATGATGACACGGGCAGGGTCGCCGATCCAGGTGTTGAACTGACGATAAGCCTTATCAGGGATAAGCATCTCGTTGCCAAAGAAGTATCCAGCAGTCTGCGCCTTCTTGGAGAAGGTGACCATGTCTGGTGGAGAGGTCAGGTTCCAGTGATCATGTCCCCAGAAGGAACCAGTGGCGCCGAAACCGGTCTGTACCTCGTCGGCAATGAGAACGGATCCGTGCTTCTTGGTAATGTCACGGAGACCCTGGAAGAAAGCCGGGGAAGCGTGGTTGTCACCACCCTCGGACTGAATGGGCTCAACAATGAGACCGGCAACGGGGCAATGCCATGTGGTCATGATGcgctcaacttcttcaaggcatcgcttctcctcggccGCGTTCTCCTCGACATGCTCCTCAAGAGGGTACTTGAGAGCAGGAAAGGGGGCCTGGGGCCAGTTGAAGCTAGGGATATCGAGCTTGTGAACAGCCTTGGAGCGGGTGGTAGAGAGGGAGCCGAAACCACGGCCGTGGAAAGAGTTCTTGAAACTCATGATGGCGAGTTCAGGAGAGCCAGGTTTGGAGTTCTCAAGGCAGGAGttgatctcctcctcattcCAGTCAGCGTTACCACGCTTGCGACGACTGTAGAGCATGAAAGCAGCCTTGTAGGCAAGCTCGTTGGCCTCAGATCCAGACTGAGCAGTGAAGATGTAGCTGAGGCCCTTGGGGGCGACCTTCATAAGGCCGTTACGGAGAATATCGACCCATTGGTCGGAAGGAAAGTTGCCAATCGCAGGACGGTTGACGAGAGCGGAGATCATTTCGGGGGACTTGGCAGCTTCGATCAGAGTGTCGTTGTTGTATCCCACAGGGATGGAAGCAATCTGAGCGTAGACATCGAGGTACTTGTTgccatcaacatcgacaaTGCTTCAAAGCGTTAGCTCGTACATCGCCATATTCTTTGGGGAATAAGATCTTACTAATTATCGTGAGACTTGTCGTAGTCGACAACGAAGTGAACGGCACGGGCGTCGAAAATGGCATCCAGACGCTTGGAGCTGGCCTTGGATACAGGGCCAGGAATCTCCGTGCGAACGGGGGACTCGACGAAGGAAGGCATTGTGAAGCTTGCAAAGATCTCTGAATTAAGTTGAAATTTCCTCTGGGTATCCTGTGTTTGTGAGAGAGGAAAGTGAGATAAGATGTCCTGGAGAAATTGGAAGTGAAGTTCGAAGCTGGGGGAGGAGCTATTATAGCATTTGGCAACGGTATCGGAGGTGGCACTAATAGGTCACCAAACATGGTCAAAAAAGTTCATGGAGGGCCTCGATATGCCCACCCCTGCCAATTGAAAGGTATTGCCTGCGGCTCGTGGACGACACGATGCGCAGAGTTGGGGATGCATCGTGGGGCCGGAGTCGAGAGGCCGGCCGGCACAGAGccggagaggagagggatgTCTCACGGGACCTGACCTTGGACGCCACCGCTGCACCTTGGATTTTGTAGCGGAGGTCATGACGGATTTTATCCTGTGCTTGCTTGTTCAGCGCGGAAAGAATGCTGCCGTCTCGGGGGTGCTGATTACTACTACAGAGATCGTACGTCAATTAATGAGAAACATTAACTTAATTTCGTAGTAAGTCTTGTTCACTGGCATCGACCACAAACATCAAAATCGAAAGAATCACTACCCCAACATTTAGTGAAAGTCTTCCCCGGACATACAATTTCTCGGTGACGAGACCGGGGATGCCACGCTTTTTGCTTTacataaaaataaaaataaaagtctACGTACTaccaacctacctacctacctacctacctatctacagtacctaaggtaagcAAGGTGACGGGAGTCGTTGAACGATCAAAGCGCCTGAAGCTTCCCATTCTTTACTGGTGCCTCTGGGGTTTAGTTCGTCGGCTCCCAAGGCCCCCACCTACACCGGTTCTCGTATTTGAGGGCACTCTCGGTTCCGAAGGCTGGAGCTACGCTCACGTGCACCCTACCCGTGACAATATTTCCCCATCCgctccttctccaactcaatACTGTACCTGAGGCACTTGTAGACTTCTGCTacgtactccgtagattCTAAACCACACGCCCTTCTCGGAACTGGGCTAACGACACTCCTGTTCTTGCCGCATTTCCTCATGCTTTTCCATCATAAACACCCTTCTAGTCATCATATACACCCTGCCGGTCCGGTTCCCAATCGGTGCCGTGTATTGCAAAATGGATCACCAAGCATCAAAGGTTCACCGAAACAGGTCTCATGGCCATTGCCATATTGTGATTTAGCAAGACTTGTAGCTAGGAGGCCGGTCGCTGCCGTGTTTTAGGACAGGTTTGTTCTTGCTTGGTCAATATACATGGCAGGAAACAGGAAGCGTCCGGAAGCGATGCGGAGGTCCGAGATAGTCGTGAGCAAAAATATCTACTAAGGTATGTAAAGAAGGGACTTCATAGATAGGAATTGATTCTCGTCTACTCTGCTATAAACTCCTCTCTGCCATCCAAAGTCTCAGCCGTGTTTAGCATACGTCTTCTCCATCGAACAAACGCGATTCGCCAAAAAGCATCATGGCAGCTCCAAAGGTGTGTCATATTCCCGCTCGCTCGCACTTCCCGTGCAACTACTCTTCATGGAGAGGTTATCGAAAATACTAAACATATTGCTTCGCTGCAGCTTACCGATCCTACCCTCATCAAAAACGCATGTTACGTCAATGGTGAATGGGTAGCTGCAAAGTCTGGGAAGCACTTTGCTGTCGAAAGTAAGTGCTCCCGCAAACCCCCATGTCCGTGAAATCCGATATCATTTACTAACGCTACCTACCTTTATGCAGACCCTTCAACCCTTGAAAAGATTGGGAATTGTCCCGAGTTCGACGCCAGGGACACCGAAGCCGCTATCGCCGCCGCCGATGCCGCATTCAAGACATACCGTAAAACCCCGGCTCGCCAGCGGGCCCGGTACCTCCGCCGCTGGTATGATCTCATGATGGAGAACTCGGAGGACATTGCACGACTCATCACCCTTGAGAACGGCAAGCCTCTGGCAGATGGCAGGACAGAGTCCAACTATGCAGCAGCTTTCTTTGAATGGTTTTCAGAGGAGGCCCCTAGAATTTATGGTGAGACCATTGAGGCAACAAACCCATCATGTCGTCTGTCCACCATCAAACAGCCTGTAGGT
Coding sequences within it:
- a CDS encoding hypothetical protein (EggNog:ENOG41); this translates as MPSFVESPVRTEIPGPVSKASSKRLDAIFDARAVHFVVDYDKSHDNYIVDVDGNKYLDVYAQIASIPVGYNNDTLIEAAKSPEMISALVNRPAIGNFPSDQWVDILRNGLMKVAPKGLSYIFTAQSGSEANELAYKAAFMLYSRRKRGNADWNEEEINSCLENSKPGSPELAIMSFKNSFHGRGFGSLSTTRSKAVHKLDIPSFNWPQAPFPALKYPLEEHVEENAAEEKRCLEEVERIMTTWHCPVAGLIVEPIQSEGGDNHASPAFFQGLRDITKKHGSVLIADEVQTGFGATGSFWGHDHWNLTSPPDMVTFSKKAQTAGYFFGNEMLIPDKAYRQFNTWIGDPARVIMCKAVIQEILDKKLVEQTARVGTHLYAELARLAAKYPDHIQNLRGKDQGTFIAFDTKDPAGLVRSMRHIGVNIGTCGKNTVRLRPMLIFQEEHIPILINAFDKVIAAL